The stretch of DNA AGAACACAAGTACCGGAGGAAACCTACTGTATGCCATATTGCCGGTCCCACTTGAGCCAAACAAATTTGTTCTTTCGGCAGATTCCAAAATAATAGGGTCTATTTTCTTGCCAAGTCTTAGAGTAAAAGGGTATGTATAAATGAAAACAACCCTGGTTCGCTGAAAGTTACCCTCTCCATTTCGAGGGGGACAAAACCTCAATATTTTTCCAGTCACAATTCTCCTTTACAATAGGAATACTAGCCAAGCGAATAGACAAAGGATATTCGCCAACTGCTATGTTTCTGTCATTGTGGGGGTCAGAGGAAGTATTTTGGACCTGGAGATCCATTTTAAAAGACCATTTAGAAGGTATGATTGTGTTTGTTGTGGGAGTTTCAGTGTCACAATTGTTGGGTTTATTTTTCTTGGATAGTCCGCCGCCGATAGAAAAAGGAGATAAAATCATAACAAGATTATGATGTTTGATGGTAGAAGATACATTACCGGAGAAAGAAATATCAGAAGACATGGTGATAAAAATAGTGAAATCGGCTATTCAAACTTGAAGATTTCAAATAAGAAAAGGGAATTACAGAAAGTTCAGAGAAATTTAATGAAGAGATGCGGAAAAGTGAAAGATAAAATTGGTGAGAAGGGAGGACGTTTATAGGCGGTTTAGTAAAAAAGCCATCATTACCTAGGTAACTGGCGAAACTGTTCATCAAATCACCGGGTAACACATGTTTAGCTCATTAAATGCAAAGAGACATGCGTCCTTTCAAGTGTCAGAAATTGTTGAAGAACTTTCCCGCCAAGAAAGGAGAAGGTATTATCTATTTTTTGGCCATATCAAGTTGAGTGAGAGCTATTAACGCGTTTtgtggttgaagttgttgattattggaATATcttttcttgttgagttatttcccatttattttgttgttgttgagatTCTTATACACATTGTGGTTAAGCCGTGGGCTATGTACTATAGTGACACTGGTATTGTTGgttttggcaatgttgtggcatatgggcacgtgtggtgcgagttgattattgtgttgtgacaCTAATgcacatgcggcggtataagggtgGTGTATTAACACGCATGCGGcaagataaggtgggatttatgcgCGTGTTTCTAGTAAAGGAATTATTTGAAGCCACATGGCAAGATAAGGGGAATAAAGCGTatgaagctatttcgggaaaagtgtttttaaaataaatgcaagACTCACGCGCCGATATAAAGAatattgtgattgtgacttgtgaaatgtgaatatgaggtgtggtacctcgtgtgattcttgttgtacattccatgttggaaaTGCTTGTTGATTTGAATGGTTATTTTTTTGTTTCCTTACCTCAttccattcgtattttgattgtaattggttACTTATTGTCTTTATCACATGTACACTCTTTGTTGTTATTTGTTGCTTTTTTTGTTAGCCTTGTATTGATAAATCGctttattgtcatttattttCTTTACTTACAAGTTGTTAGATTATATTAATATTCTGCACAGGTCTAGTAGATGTCTTGACctaaccttgtcactactctaccaagattaggcttgatacttactaggtatcgttgtggtgtactcatgctatgcttctgcacatttttgtgcagatgtAGGTACTTTTGCCCGTGTCAGACGCCAGTGAGTGGAATCAGTCATTttagagatttcaaggtatacctgcttgacgctcgcaggcctcggagtcaccttctgatattgtctTTACTACTGacacgaccccaaaatcccaccttaggaaTCTTGattgcacctagtctctaagactaccGTGCTgagaaataacagaaataaccaACTTAACTATTAAACATTTAAATTGATAAATGAAATAACGTAGCTAAAACCGAACAATATTCATACtaccccaaaaccggtagtacataGTCATAAACTCTACTGAGAGTAACTAAGAATATCAATTACATCACTATTTGGAATGAAAGTAACCAGAAGTAAAGTAAAACTCCAGAAGGTGACTCCAATGCCTGCGAGCGTAATGGCacgtataccttgaagtctccatagaGAATCTCAACAACAGCTAACTAACGACCGACACGCTCATAAGTACCTGGATCTCcataaaatatgcagaagtgtagtatgagtacaccacaatggtacctagtaagtattaagactaacctcggtggagtagtgacgaggtaagccAAGATACTCACTAGACATAAAACCTGTGCAAGATATTAAGCTAACAAtagaaagaacatcaatgtaaagCTAACAACGGAAAGATTATTAATAAAAAACTAACAATGGAATAATAGAAACAACAAATGGCATAAGAAGTAAACAGGTAATAAAGTAGATAAATAATGAGAACACAGTTAAAGTATGAATGAAATCAATTATGGAAACAAATGACAATTCAGGTAATCAAGTCGTTCCAACACATGATTTACAACAAAACTTACCCCGAGGCACCACaactcataatcacaaatcataaGCCGCAATCACGAATCTTATACACATGGCACCTCgttcccacattatcaatcacctcCGCACGGCAAATATCTCGTGCCACAACATGAGTCTCACCCTGCACGGCAAAGTCCACACGCCACCACGTACATCGAATCTGTGTCAATTGCCAATAAGATGTTCGAAGGGTTCATATAAATAAAGTAAGGCATGATGAAAATTTACATAAAGTAAGcgtcaaatgagataatgattttattttagaaatcaaataacgtaaaataaaatacaatttatacaaagtAAAGCATCAAATGAGATGATGAGCTTAGTTTAAGAATCAAATAAGGTAAggtaaaataacaatttaaataaagtaaaacatcgaATAAGATAACAAGTTCAATGTTTGAATCAATTAAAGTAAAGTATGATATCAATTTAAATATAGTAAAGCGCTGAGTGAGATACTGAGTTTATCTTAAGAGtcaaataaagtaaagcatgataatttctttatttaaaaCCGTTatattaccaacaactcaacagaatatgagacAATGACTCTACACAAGTAAATTCATCTTGACAACCAATTCACCAAGTAAAAACGGAGGCACAGATTAGCAcattaaagcaacacaacaaatcacaaaaaatacatgactcacacaagaagtcacAATCGTTCtaacacaaaaataacaacaagagtcaccccgaggtaccatacctcataatcacaatatacaagtcacaaatcacaaatcTTTCTTATATCACAATAAGaaaatcttcgttttagcacccaaaactcattcggaacctcccggatACAAACTATATATGCATTACAATTATAAAATACgctacgaacttgctcgcgcactaaaaacaccaaaaaaaaggccatcttgacccgatattgactatggtcaaactccaaatccttaactagtttctcaaccaatgatccaaaacacaccccgagcccctcgggaccccatctaatCATACTAACAAGTACAAAaatattatccaaacttatccaaagtctCAAAACACTCACTagaacatcacaacaaagaatcgatgCTCAAATCGactagaatttctcttaagttgttaaatcttcattctttcaaaagagtgtctgaatcacacgtaaacacttcggattactttcaaactttgcacacaagtttaatTCACTATATAGAACTATCCAAAGTCTCGGAATACCAATtagagtccaataacatcaaagtccactctTGCACAAACTTAtaaactcttaagttcttcaaattgccaactttctacaaatagtgtcgaattcttTTAGGAACGTCCGAAACCAAATCCGagcatacgtacaagtccaaaatcatcatacgaacctatcagaacaATCAAAACCTGATTTTGAGTCTGTTTACtccaaagtcaaaccttagtcaacgcTTCTaatttaaagcttccaaatcaagagtcattcttccaaatcaatcccgaaccattcaaaaatcaaaaccgaccatacaatcaagtcataatacatcatatgaagctactcaaagtctcagaCCACCaaatggaatgctaaagctcaaaatgaccggtcgggtcgttacaactactGTTTATCTTGATATCAAAATagtattgtatttagagattCCTTGTAACACcctgaattttataaattaattatgtgTATTTAGGTGATCTTGTTTTTATTGCTAATGTTTTATCacttttcttaaatttaatttttctactttatttgataaaaaaaatgGGGTATAAAAAAAAGACTTAGTATATCCTATTGGATCTCTTAAATCTATTTTGACCcatttgataaaaataatatctaGCTTCTACCCATTTGGGAGATAAACTCTTTATATTAGCAaaatctctttctctctctcataaggcattttcttttcttcttcttcttcttcttcttcttcttctttgttctAGCCCTTTTATTGGAGAACTCTCAATCCACACAAGTTCCATTCTCCCACTACTATCAAGATCACATTTGTTTACATAAAAAATTTATTCATTATCTTTTGAATATATGTTGGAATGttatcttcaagaatcaagatgGGTTAAGCTTATTTGAAACTCTAGGTTTGGATTTGTGCAGAAACTCTCTCAAACTTGTAGTAAGCTTCTTGTTCAATATATTTTGGTAAAATTTTTAAGTTTGTTGTTagagaatttgagattttgaaagtaAGAGATTTAATCCTGTTTTTAAGCTGGGCAGCAGTTAATATTTTGAGCGTAACGGTTTCTCTAAAGCTCGGATTGTAGTGCTTCAAAGTTCTGTAGAAATATAAGACATAGATCAACAATTGTTATGAAGACCAAAATGGTCAGTTCTGTTGTCTACTATGTCAAAAGATGGATGAAATACAAGGTAAAGTTGCTGCCAGATTCTTAGTAAAATAGTTGTGACCCACTTAGTCCCCCTTTTTGATATTCATTATGATTTGGTTTAAACATCTTTGAATTTTAGACCTTAAGTGAGTGTTGATTACGTTTTTAAGGTACAAGTGACATTCATTCACGCTAAGGAGCACACCTTAGGAAAATCGCTCTTTTCTTGGCTTAGAAGATATTAAATACCTTGATGTCGTTTGAGCTTTAGAAACACTAAAGCTCCACGGTTTGCACATAAACTTGACCCATCTTGACTTTGGATTCACACTCCATCTTAATCATGGACTTTATCCATTTTGAGTATTGATGGGAAAGCCACTTTTAATATGGCTCTTGATTCTCTTGATAATTGGGTGACGACCCTGCTTGATCTAGGACTCCGGTCCTTCTTGTTACTTGATTATGTTTTGATGTAATTGCATGACCCTTGTGTTGGGCGAATCAACTAATCAGTGAACTTTCTTCGATTATAGTTGAAAATTTTCTTGacatttgagattttgaataatgGTATATTGAACTATTTTATGATTTGATATTTAGCCATGTTGAGATGATTGTACCTTCATTAAGTACCTGATGTTGATTTTAATAAGCTCATATCTAGAATTTATTCCTTGTATTCATTTCATAGTTTAGCTTTCTTTTATTATGAAATGTTAGTTAAGTTTATGTGACACTAAGTtttatgcttagcgatagttTGTTATCGTAGGTGATGTGCCGGGAGATGCTTGAGGATATCATTTGAAGTAGACTCTTTGGAAGATTAGATGAAGATCACGCTTGCATAGGCATATGTAATTTTTTGTTTGTAGACTTTTGGAGACTTGTACATGATCTATATGATATACTTAGATATGCACTCTTGAATGATTATTGGGTCATGACACTATTATTTTGGTAACTTAATCTTGGTGAATGATTTGACTATTTTGTGGGTGTTTATACCCAAgtcttataatttattaaatttggtACATGAATTGAACTTGGGAGATTGTTTTTGAAGATTTAACTAGCTTTTATTTGATTGAGAGTTGAACTTTATGCTTAGTTTGATTCATGAATGGTGTATGAAAAAGATATTCTATtactaggtatttgataaattttaaagtattaatttaaCTTAAATAGGTGTTGccgtttgttttttctttttttttttaatagttgtatcttgaaattttaaagagatttttatgagatttttctaAGTTGAGATGTCGTATGTTGAAGTTTATTCGTGGGCaaatttttttctctcttttttctagtttattttattaaaagaatgtttaaatttataaatattacATTAGTATTTATAAGTGGCATCCTCCTAAGGGGTTGCTACATTCCCATTGTACTTCATTAGAGCTTAGGACTTTGTACCATCAATTTTGGGGATTATATGTCTGTTGTTCCGTTTTgattttattatgatatttatcAGTTTAATTTAATATCTTAGTCGTTATTTTTGCTAAATTCTCAatgtgtgttaggcttacctagtctgtTCCACTAGGTCAGCGTGTTCTTTCTGAGCCGCGTCCAACTCGGCTCGAAGGTTCTTGACTTCTCTTTcatgttgctcgctgagaagcttatacatgtcccTCTTCTCAGCAAACTCTTTTACCTCGGCCTCAAGTTGGCTCAGCTCATCCCGGTACTGGAGGAAGGTTTCATGGTGGAGCACTGAGGCCTGCAAATATGAGAAGAGGCATCAGAATCATCAAGAActgaatttgaaaaataaaagagtttggtaacaccttacccggttcagcacttgttgtgcttcgttgaacaagcatggcgcatctacctcgttcatttttgcctgatcttcttcggtcaccaggcaCCGGAGGTAGCTATCTACCCCAACAGGGGCGGAAAGAACCCGTGCATCCTCCAGGATGGTGATAACGACTGATCTCTTCCAGCCAGGATCCGTGCTCGGAGTGGGGAACTGGTTGATCAACCCCGGGCTCGAGTTCGGCCCGCCAACCTCCGAGGATGGACTTTTCCTCGGCATCTCTAAGTCACCTAACCCGGTGAAATCTTCCAGGGCGGTTGAGTCTACACAATCAAAGAAGCATTGAAGGGGCTCCACGGACCCTCTCATTGGATTGTTCCTTCGTCGTTCAAGCTTCATCGAACATTGACTCTGTGAATGAAGGCGATCCCAAAATATCTATAACACCGGAAGGGGCAGAGTCGGCATCTCGAGAGGTCTTGGCCCTCACTTCGGCATCAACCTAGTGAACTTGAGGGGGATTAGCCTCTATCGTTTCCCCCTCGGTTGTCACCCGTTCCTCAGGGACGGACGACTCGTAGGCCATAAAGAGTTCGTCCTCCTCAGGCTCGTCCTTGAGCCTGAAGAGTGAGTCAGAGTCAGGCACTTAGGAGCTGGAGCTTTCCTTTGGCCTATGAACCTGCCTCCTCCTCGGTTTCTTTTTTtcgagctcggggaactcgggGTCCTCCTTTTTTTCTTATCTTATGTTATGGCTTTGGGCCCCCGAAGCAAAGGGATCAGCGGGCtggtcctcgtcccctaccaagGGGCAAGCCTGCGAAAAGAAAAGAGTCAATGAGGGCATAAGTGCTGAAAAAGAACGTCTAGAACTACTTATTCGGAGAGAAAGATCTTACCGTGAGAACGGGCTTCCCAGCAGCCCTTCGAGAGCTCGCGCCATGAGCGTTCGGCATAATGTATCTGAGAACAAATGCCaccgatccactccttgagccgagggaTGGGTTTGGAACTCGAGCAAGGGCTGCACTGTAATAAACACCGATGAGAAAAGGGAAGATAAAACATAAAATCAACATTCGAAAGGAGATATACTTAGGTGATACGTTCCAATTCTCGGGGAACGGCCTCCACTCGGCGGGTATCAGGTTGGCGGTCTTCACTCGGATAAAGCGTTCTTGCCAACTCCGGTCCCGGTCCTCATCGATACTTGAAAATGGGGCTTTGTTGGCCCAACGTACAAGCTTTATTAGTCCCGCCCGGAAGACCCGGAGATGGTACAAGCGtagtagatgatcgatggtgaacgtGTACGAGTTGATTTTTTTCACAAAAAAtcagaggaggatcacgatcctccacaacGATGCATGAATTTGGCCGAGGCATACATCATACCTCCTGCGGAAGTCCAAGATGACCGGGTCCACCGGGTCAAATGtaaaaggataagtataaacactccctccacatgggtagtaatgtTGTCGCCGGGCCCAGAGATCGCTACATCCTTATCCGTCCAGCTGTAGTCCTTTCGAACCATAGGGAGAACGACCTCAGTGATGGAGAAGATTTACCGAGACACCGCCTCGCATCGGTCTTGAACAGAAGAAGGCTTTTCAACCTTGAAGTCATCATTGACCGAACATCCCCCGGGGACGAATATTTTCAAGGGGGCTCGGGTGCCGGTTCATCAGTGGCCGGCCTCAGAGCGGACTTCTCGAGGACGACCACATCAGGGGCGGTCTCCTCAACCTCAGTGGTCGGCCGCAAAGAAGAAGGAGCATCTTTTTGGGGAACAGATTTGGAGGTTTTGGCCATTGTTATCTGGAAAAACTTGAAAAAGATAGAGAAAGGTTAGAGGTTGAAAGCTCAGATGCGTTGGCTTGAGTAGAGAATGGGTAAACATTTCTTGCAACGTATTGAGGAATCTTGAGTAACGGAGGTAAAAATGCTATAGTATAAAAAAGGGTaatgaaatcctgagggtacgagggtagaagtttggacgTAAAGTAAAAAAATGAACGAAGAAGGGGATATTTATAGGGGTTCCGCGACGTTTCGCGTCCAGGGACAACCAACCGATGGATGACATGCATTTGAGGTCATTATGacatgactgacgagacgtttcaggCTTTTTATCGTTTCTGTCACGGCGTATTGAAGAAGGAATTAGagagctcatgtcgtttctcgtcaacTTACTCTTCGATaaacgaggagactatctgtatacgggtaaaatcgagctcaCGATACATCCCGGCTTCTGATATGATAAACCGAGCTATAGACATGATGACGAGGGACCGAAATCGAGACAAGGGGCCTCATCGAGTCAGAGCCCGGGGCCATGACACCCACCTTCGAGAATATCGGGGCCATAGTCCAGGATCGGTCTAAATCCCAAAAGACTTCGGAGAACGTGGTCGGGCAACCAAGCACGACCAACAGAAGGCCGTAATATCCGTGACcagccggatatcacggcgtggatctcggTACGCATCTGTGAAGAACCGGTGATTAGTTAAACaaaagatttttttaccttttatagaattgtacctaaagtaggattcTCCTAATATATAAAGGAGGGTGTGATAATACATTAAACACATTGTAATACACATACCAAAGCAATATATTGTTATTTTCTCTGTTATCGAAAGCTCTTATTCTTGTTCATCAGTGATAGCCATTGTGAGTCCGGATTGAGGGTGAAAATTTTACTAAGGCTGGAATCATTCTCCTcacgtggtttgaatttactacaTCTTTATCTGTCTAATCTATCGCAATTCAtcgtttgtatcgaattaattcgCGTATCTTTAAAattacttacaaatttaattgttattcaattttgagggtaaaccgAACGGCATTGTGCTTTTTTACATTTTGAATGAtcgcaaaaaaaaaagaagggaaagataaaaaaaaaagagaggagatTTAGAGCGATTCAATGCGGAAGGATACAGGTTCAGCCAATTGTAGGGACACACGTAATCCATGTGACACCTGCTTTTCCCCGTGGAAAAAAATTGACACTGATTCCCTGCTCCTTCAACTTCCCTTACTTATTATGGTCCTCCACGTGATTCACTTCTTCCCACATTTCTTAAAAAACACGCTACTAACTGGAACAAATAGCCCTTGACAAAACGAAGCAAATTTACACGTAGTCCACACGGAAAGTACAGTAGGGTTGCTCTCATTCAATTGCTATCCTCCCTCTCCCTCTCCCCTGAAAGTAGATAACAGCAAATAACAACAATTTCGTATAACATAATTTAAAGCTAAACTACCATCCAAACAATACCTTCAAATTAATTTCATTTTCATATCCGCCGTTCCACCGCCGCCTCCGAGCAATCGCGAGTTCACCGGGTAAAGCGCCGACAAAAGAGACGGTAGAGTGGAACCACACGAGAAATACTTATTTTGCTCCCTGATTTTTCTCCTCCGACCGCTGTGGATGGGCCAATCAGCTTCCACCACTACTGCAGGTCAAAATCACATCCATCATTCAAGGTCAAAATCTAGATCTACCGGCGTtatctcgccgatgaaggaaaGTGAGGATTCTGATGATGTTATCGACGTCTTCGAGGTTGGAGAGTTTGATTATTCATCTAATATTCCGGATGAGTGCGTGGCTTCTATCTTCCAGTCTCTTAGCTCCGGTGACCGTAAACGCTGCTCCCTCGTCTGCCACCGTTGGTTCAGAATCGAAGGTCAAAGCCGTCACCGTTTATCGCTTAACGCGCAATCGGACCTTGCTTCTGTGATTCCGTCCATTTTCTCTAGGTTTGATTCGGTTACGAAGCTCGCTTTGAAATGCGACCGTAGATCTACGAGTATTGGAGACGATGTATTGGTCCTCATCTCCCAGCGGTGCCGTAACCTCACACGTTTGAAGCTTCGAACATGCCGGGAGATTACTGACGCCGGAATTGAAGCTTTTGCGAAGAATTGCAAGGGTTTGAAAAAGCTTTCTTGTGGATCGTGTTCCTTCGGTGCCAAAGGCATGAATGCCGTGTTGGATAACTGCTCCTCCCTTGAAGAATTATCAGTGAAACGGCTCCGTGGCATTACAGATGGCGCAGCGGCAGAGCCAATCGGTCCTGGTATTGCCGCAGCGTCTCTCAGAGTTTTATGCTTGAAGGAGCTCTATAATGGACAGTGCTTTGGACCGTTGATTATAGGATCGAAGAATTTGCAGACGTTGAAGCTCTTCCGATGCTCTGGAGATTGGGATAGGCTTCTGGAAGTGATAGCTGATCAGGTAAGTGAAGTGGTTGAAGTTCATCTTGAGAGGCTTCAGGTTAGTGACATTGGACTTGCTGCTCTCTCTAAATGTTCGAATCTCGAAATTTTGCACCTTGTTAAAACGCCAGAATGCACTAATTTCGGCTTAGTGGCTGTTGCTGAACATTGTACGCTTCTCCGGAAGCTCCATATTGATGGATGGAAGACTAACCGGATAAGTGATGAAGGGTTAATTTCTGTTGCTAAACATTGTCCCAATTTGCAAGAATTGGTTTTGATTGGTGTGAATCCAACACGTGCTAGTTTGGAGAAATTGGCTGCAAATTGTCTCAACTTAGAGAGATTAGCTCTATGTGGGAGTGAGACTGTTG from Nicotiana tomentosiformis chromosome 11, ASM39032v3, whole genome shotgun sequence encodes:
- the LOC104112281 gene encoding F-box protein At1g47056-like yields the protein MGQSASTTTAGQNHIHHSRSKSRSTGVISPMKESEDSDDVIDVFEVGEFDYSSNIPDECVASIFQSLSSGDRKRCSLVCHRWFRIEGQSRHRLSLNAQSDLASVIPSIFSRFDSVTKLALKCDRRSTSIGDDVLVLISQRCRNLTRLKLRTCREITDAGIEAFAKNCKGLKKLSCGSCSFGAKGMNAVLDNCSSLEELSVKRLRGITDGAAAEPIGPGIAAASLRVLCLKELYNGQCFGPLIIGSKNLQTLKLFRCSGDWDRLLEVIADQVSEVVEVHLERLQVSDIGLAALSKCSNLEILHLVKTPECTNFGLVAVAEHCTLLRKLHIDGWKTNRISDEGLISVAKHCPNLQELVLIGVNPTRASLEKLAANCLNLERLALCGSETVGDPELSCIAAKCTALRKLCIKSCPVSDQGMEALASGCPNLVKVKVKKCRLVTSEAADWLRTTRGSLAVNLDANEPEIPDASASDCVANEVVQENRQMASQVGGSANIALSNTGRSNSFKARLGLITGRNLMACTFRRWSSFGGSFSSRNN